Proteins co-encoded in one uncultured Draconibacterium sp. genomic window:
- a CDS encoding response regulator transcription factor has translation MKIKVIVADDHQLFREGLINLLHSADNIEVIAQAENGQDAIDKVEAFKPDVLLVDIAMEKINGIEATRILKEKMPEIKIIAVSMHSDKQYVKGMLEAGADGYLLKNCTYRQLTDAVNSVHVGKKFLSEDITEIVINGYLHSNADDNDSYSQLSDREKEIFLLFAEGKSTREIGDKLFISVKTVGTHKQNIFEKLDLKTNSDLVKYALKRGLIQLD, from the coding sequence ATGAAAATAAAGGTAATAGTTGCTGATGATCACCAGCTTTTCAGAGAAGGGTTAATCAACCTCTTACATTCGGCGGACAATATTGAAGTTATTGCCCAGGCTGAAAACGGACAAGATGCTATAGACAAGGTGGAGGCTTTTAAACCCGATGTACTCCTTGTTGATATTGCAATGGAAAAGATTAACGGCATTGAAGCTACACGAATTTTAAAAGAAAAAATGCCGGAAATAAAAATTATTGCAGTCTCCATGCATTCGGATAAACAATATGTGAAAGGGATGCTGGAAGCCGGTGCTGACGGATATTTGCTGAAAAACTGTACTTACCGACAACTTACAGATGCCGTTAACTCGGTGCATGTCGGGAAAAAATTTCTTAGCGAAGACATTACTGAAATAGTTATCAATGGTTATCTTCATTCGAATGCCGACGATAACGATTCGTACTCGCAATTATCAGATCGTGAAAAAGAAATTTTTCTGCTTTTTGCCGAAGGAAAATCAACACGCGAAATTGGCGACAAACTTTTTATCAGTGTAAAAACAGTTGGTACACATAAACAAAATATTTTTGAAAAGCTTGATTTAAAAACCAACTCCGACCTTGTAAAATATGCGCTAAAAAGAGGCCTCATCCAGCTGGATTAA
- a CDS encoding response regulator, whose translation MKKILAIDDNNINLELISQIIKLYYPDFKFIGALNGREGILMAQKENPDLILLDIMMPDLDGYETCKILKQNSRTKQIPVIMVSALGRDSAERTKGLNVGADSFISKPFDQVELKAQINVALRIKSYQLQLKKLNSELTLVEERERRRIAENLHDSLGQTLGLAFMNLSSIDLDACTPAIKNTVMFSSKLLNKAIEESRRLTYDLSPPILYELGLIPAIQWKLEQFEKDFNISTSLIAENKHTHLDKENNIFLYRTVGELLTNTYKHAEATEVIVKQTTNNGMYCISVQDDGIGIDKLHMQPTSEKGGFGLLSITERIESLNGTFKIEPIEKGTLAEIEIPYIAK comes from the coding sequence ATGAAAAAGATTCTGGCAATAGATGACAATAACATCAACCTGGAACTAATTTCGCAAATTATAAAACTGTATTACCCCGATTTCAAGTTTATTGGTGCATTAAATGGACGGGAAGGTATTCTCATGGCACAAAAAGAGAATCCGGATTTAATCCTTTTAGACATTATGATGCCAGATCTTGACGGATACGAAACCTGTAAAATCTTAAAGCAAAACAGCAGAACAAAACAAATCCCGGTTATAATGGTATCTGCACTGGGGCGAGATAGTGCAGAACGTACCAAAGGACTCAATGTTGGTGCCGATTCATTTATTTCAAAACCCTTCGACCAGGTTGAATTAAAAGCCCAGATAAATGTTGCGTTACGCATAAAATCATACCAATTACAGCTTAAAAAGTTAAACTCGGAACTAACATTGGTTGAAGAACGAGAGAGAAGAAGAATTGCTGAAAACCTGCACGATAGTTTGGGACAAACACTTGGACTGGCATTTATGAACCTGTCGTCTATTGATCTTGACGCTTGTACACCGGCCATAAAAAATACAGTAATGTTTTCCTCTAAATTGTTAAATAAAGCAATTGAGGAATCAAGAAGGTTAACCTACGACCTGAGTCCGCCAATACTATATGAACTGGGATTAATTCCTGCAATACAATGGAAATTAGAACAATTCGAAAAAGATTTTAACATTTCCACGAGCCTTATTGCTGAGAATAAACACACACACTTAGATAAAGAAAATAACATTTTTCTGTACCGCACGGTTGGTGAGTTGCTTACTAATACTTATAAACATGCTGAAGCCACCGAAGTAATAGTTAAGCAAACTACAAATAATGGAATGTATTGTATCTCGGTACAAGACGATGGTATTGGGATTGATAAACTGCATATGCAGCCAACATCAGAAAAAGGAGGATTCGGATTGTTAAGTATAACAGAACGAATTGAGAGTTTAAACGGAACATTTAAAATAGAACCAATTGAAAAAGGGACTTTAGCTGAAATTGAAATTCCGTATATTGCAAAATAG